From a region of the Kiritimatiellales bacterium genome:
- the rpsK gene encoding 30S ribosomal protein S11, producing the protein MKGAKNVPYGIAFIKTTFNNTIVSLTDMKGQVISWSSAGRCGFKGSRKSTAFAATTVAQEAARGAIAHGMNEVEVRVQGPGAGRESAVRAIQAAGLRVSAIKDTTPVPHNGCRPRKQRRV; encoded by the coding sequence ATGAAAGGCGCCAAGAATGTTCCTTACGGGATTGCGTTCATTAAAACGACGTTTAATAATACGATCGTTTCTTTGACTGATATGAAAGGGCAGGTAATTTCGTGGAGCAGCGCCGGCCGGTGCGGATTCAAAGGTTCGCGTAAAAGCACCGCTTTCGCCGCCACTACCGTGGCGCAGGAAGCTGCGCGCGGTGCGATTGCTCACGGAATGAATGAAGTTGAAGTTCGTGTTCAGGGTCCGGGCGCCGGTCGTGAATCCGCTGTTCGGGCGATTCAGGCCGCCGGTCTGCGCGTTTCAGCAATTAAAGATACGACACCGGTTCCGCACAACGGATGCCGTCCGCGTAAACAGCGTCGTGTTTAA
- a CDS encoding DNA-directed RNA polymerase subunit alpha: MPKRVVKDETVSTSTYGRFTADPFEAGYGRTIGNSMRRVLLSSLEGTAIANVEIAGAPHEFCTLPGVVEDVTNIVLNLKKVLLKSYSRNPQHLKISVKGPGEVTAADIQVNENVVVLNPEHHIATLDAGGKFEAEIETRIGRGFCPAEGNKQEDQKIGVIPIDSLFSPVTRVKYDVERSRVGRRTDYDKLIIEIWTDGRVTPDDALTMSAAILRHHLDIFVSYDKDLIEFEASEKQIDIEKEELRKKLNISVNEIELSVRAANCLNNANITTVGELAQKTEAEMLKYRNFGKKSLNEIKQKIQEMGLSLGMTFDADLLKPPAKDGE; this comes from the coding sequence ATGCCTAAACGGGTCGTGAAAGACGAAACCGTTTCCACTTCCACCTACGGAAGATTTACAGCAGACCCGTTTGAAGCCGGTTATGGTCGCACGATCGGAAACTCCATGCGCCGTGTACTGCTTTCATCGCTTGAAGGTACTGCGATTGCAAATGTTGAGATTGCCGGAGCGCCGCACGAGTTCTGCACTCTGCCGGGCGTAGTTGAGGACGTCACAAATATCGTGCTGAACCTGAAGAAAGTTCTTTTAAAATCTTATTCACGCAACCCGCAGCATCTTAAAATCAGTGTAAAAGGTCCGGGAGAGGTAACTGCAGCTGACATTCAGGTGAATGAGAATGTAGTAGTTCTGAATCCCGAGCATCATATTGCAACACTGGATGCCGGCGGCAAATTTGAAGCGGAAATTGAAACCCGCATCGGCCGCGGGTTCTGTCCGGCAGAAGGCAATAAACAGGAAGATCAGAAAATCGGCGTGATTCCGATTGATTCACTGTTTTCTCCGGTCACCCGTGTAAAATATGATGTGGAACGCAGCCGTGTTGGACGCCGAACGGACTACGATAAACTGATCATTGAGATCTGGACGGATGGGCGAGTGACGCCGGATGATGCATTGACTATGTCTGCTGCGATTCTGCGCCATCATCTCGATATCTTTGTCAGCTACGATAAAGACCTGATTGAATTTGAAGCCAGTGAAAAACAGATTGATATTGAGAAAGAGGAGCTCCGTAAGAAACTTAATATCAGTGTGAATGAAATTGAACTGAGTGTTCGTGCCGCCAACTGCCTGAACAATGCCAATATTACCACAGTGGGTGAGCTTGCGCAGAAGACGGAAGCGGAAATGCTCAAGTATCGTAACTTCGGCAAAAAGTCGCTGAATGAAATCAAGCAGAAGATACAGGAAATGGGTTTGTCGCTGGGCATGACGTTCGATGCGGATCTGCTGAAGCCGCCGGCCAAAGACGGTGAATAA